The Erythrolamprus reginae isolate rEryReg1 chromosome 3, rEryReg1.hap1, whole genome shotgun sequence genome contains a region encoding:
- the TMEM70 gene encoding transmembrane protein 70, mitochondrial, translating to MLLAAGLRRFHANGFKLWQQSAGRCRALDPAKRLAGIPEKRQPFALSHCKLPTPLGLHPRAFASRVWLGENKQVPFLQAVSLCRFGTSFPEEHPEYGRLIYSGTLTKTILGVKLFCFTSSIATASMVFVVIHKYGLNVDKLYSEIALYSATLFFIFLTPMLLHLLTRRYIIRLYHKDKTDIYTAITYSGILREKKKLFHQKDVMVPDMSKMFTTFYVKRRAMLVNPLNFGYARDYSHLMGYDKPFNFMDSEK from the exons ATGTTGCTGGCGGCCGGGTTGAGGAGGTTCCACGCTAACGGCTTCAAACTCTGGCAGCAAAGCGCGGGAAGATGTAGGGCGCTCGACCCGGCGAAGAGGTTGGCGGGAATCCCCGAGAAGCGCCAGCCCTTCGCTCTTTCCCATTGCAAACTGCCAACGCCGCTTGGTTTGCATCCCCGGGCGTTTGCATCCCGGGTTTGGCTGGGAGAAAACAAGCAG GTTCCATTTCTCCAGGCAGTGTCTCTGTGTCGCTTTGGAACTTCATTCCCGGAAGAACATCCAGAATATGGACGATTAATTTATTCTGGAACTTTAACAAAAACTATATTAG GAGTGAAACTATTCTGTTTTACCAGCAGCATAGCTACTGCTTCCATGGTGTTTGTTGTTATACACAAGTATGGCTTAAATGTTGACAAACTCTACTCGGAAATTGCTTTATATAGTGCCACACTATTCTTCATTTTCCTAACACCAATGCTCTTACACTTATTAACTAGAAGGTATATTATCCGTCTGTACCATAAAGATAAAACAGACATATATACAGCAATTACATACAGTGGCATtttgagagaaaagaaaaaattgtTTCATCAGAAAGATGTGATGGTTCCAGACATGAGCAAGATGTTCACAACATTTTATGTTAAAAGAAGAGCAATGCTTGTTAATCCACTGAATTTTGGTTATGCTCGAGACTACAGCCATCTTATGGGTTATGACAAACCCTTTAATTTTATGGACTCAGAAAAATAG